A segment of the Prochlorococcus marinus str. MIT 9215 genome:
CTATACATCTTTTCTAGAAAATTGAGTATATGAAAGGAGCAACAACCGAACCTTGAGTATACACAATAAGTGCTCCCATTAGAACAATCGTAATAATTAAGGGCGTTAACCAGTATTTTTCACGAACTTTCATGAAGTCCCAAATGTCTTTAACGAGATCAAAAATTACTTCCATGATTCAAAAAATACGTTTCAGGTCAATGTTATTGTCTATACGGACTTCTCTGTAAGTCTTCTCTCCTTTGCGTTTAGTTTTTAATGGATCATATCCTGTAAGGCGCATTATGTAGGCAATAGGTTGCAATACCAAAATAAAGACGAGACCAAGGATGATGTGACTGTTAATCCATCCAAGGACGTGTCCTAATATCATCCAACTCTTATATGGGTAGTAAAGTAGACGTGGTGCCGTGAGTCCAAGGATCAATACTGGAACTCCGATCCCAAGAGTCCATGCTCTGAATGCGTGCCCGAAAATTGAAGGAAGTAACCAACCAATCAGGATGGGAAATCCAAATCCGATAAGCAGTCCGAACTCTAGAAGTTGTTTTTTAGTGATTGTTTCTTTCATGATCAATCTAGTTCAAACTCCTGCATCCAGTTTTCATCCTTCTTTATTTTGGGTTGCTCGCTTTTGAAAAGGATCTGGTTTTGAAGAACCAGGACATCCATCTCTGTCCGCATGAAGCACCTGTAAGCATCCTGCGGCGTACAAACGATAGGTTCTCCCCGCACATTGAATGAAGTGTTAACAATAGTAGGGCAACCAGTCTTTCGCTTAAAGGCGCTGATCAATTTGTAGTAACGGGAGTTTGTGGTTTTGCTTACTGTTTGAACCCTTGCTGAGTAATCAACATGGGTTATTGCAGGTAATGAAGATCGCGGAATATTAAGTTTTTCGATGCCAAAAAGTTTGTCTTCTTCTTGAGTCATCCTCTTACAAAGTTCTTTCTTGACTGGAGCAACCAGAAGCATATAAGGACTCTTGGTATCGATCTCGAACAGATTGCTGACATCTTCTTCCAGAACTGATGGGGCAAAGGGACGGAAACTTTCCCTGTACTTTATTTTGAGGTTCATCACGCTCTGCATCTTCTGATTGCGTGGGTCCCCAAGGATAGAGCGCCCACCTAGTGCTCTAGGACCAAACTCCATAGGTCCATTGAACCAACCAATCACATGACCTTTATCAAGTTCCTCTGCTAAACGCTGGAACAACTTAGGATCACTATGATTGTGGAATGGTACTTTGATTTTTTCAAGATAATTTGTAATCTCATCGTTGCTGAACTCAGGACCTAAATAGGTTCCTTTCATGGAATCATTCTTATTTACGAATCTCTCCTGTTCTTGGTGTTGATGCCATCCCACCAATGCAGCACCTAGTGCTGATCCAGCGTCACCACTAGCAGGTTGAATCCAAATGTCATCAAAAATCTTCTCTTTAAGTAATTTCCCATTAGCAACGCAGTTAAGAGCGACACCACCAGCAAGACAGAGATTCTTGATGCCCGTTTCTTCTCTCAGTGACTTTGCCAGTTTAAGAACGATCTCTTCAGTGACGACCTGAATCGATGCCGCCAAGTCCATGTGAAACTGGGTGAGTTCTTTTTCTCCCTGACGTGGTTTTCTACCAAAGAGTTTATGGAACTTTCGTCCTGTCATTCGGAATCCTCGATGGTATTTAAAATAACTAATGTCTAGACGGAATGTCCCGTCCTTTTTTATATCAATTAAATTATCTTTGATCTTATCAACGTATCTTGGTTGTCCATAGGGAGCAAGACCCATAAGTTTATATTCACCAGAATTGACCTTGAAACCACAGTAGTAGGTAAATGCAGAATAAAGAAGACCTAGAGAGTGAGGAAAACTTATTTGCCAAAGAGGATTAATATTCTTACCCTTACCAATCCAAGCAGAGGTTGTTACCCACTCACCTACTCCGTCCATACATAAGACAACCGCATCATCAAAATGACTTGGGTAGAAAGCAGCAGCAGCATGGGAAAGATGATGCTCTGAAAAAAGCAGGTTGGGAATACATGAGGAACCAGATCCGAGTGACTCTTGTACTGCTTTAAGATTCTTTTTAAGTTCTGTCTTTAAAAAGAGTTTTTCTTTCAACCAAACTTGCATCGCTGCAATGAAGGATCTGCAACCTCTTGGCGCAGTGCCCAAATAAGTCTCTAAAAGACGTTCAAATGTAAGAAAAGGTTTTTCATAATATACAATGTTTTTGACATCTGAAAGACTTATTCCCTGAGATTTCAAGCAGTAAGAGACTGCATTCTTAGGGAAACCTGAATCGTGCTTTTTCCTAGAGAATCGTTCTTCTTGTGCTGCAGCAATTATCTCTCCATTGTTTATCAAAGCAGCAGCACTATCATGGTAATAACAAGACAACCCCAAAATATAATTATTTATAAGATTTTTTCTCATTCAAAAATAATTACATTAATTCCTATATTTATTTTAGAAGACTAAATACTCAATCATTAATCTTAAATAATACAATTTTACCACCACAATCACTTCGAACGTTTTCTCTGACTACGTTTCCTTTACCCACCATTTTTATTCCAGACATACATTTTATCCACCAATTTACCCACCACTAGGTTGACTTACTTTTGAACTTATGCGAACCTCTATGGGACTCATATTCTAGCGTCTGTAGTCGTATCAGTAGATCTGAAACCTCAGCGAACTCTTATATACTTCCACGAACCAAAAAATCACGGAGAGAGAGGGATTCGAACCCTCGACAAAAGTTACCTCCTGTAACTCCTTAGCAGGGAGCCGCTTTCAACCACTCAGCCACCTCTCCAGTTCTTATACATTATCAAGTTTTTTGCAAACATTCAAAATTTTTTATTTAATCGAAATGTCTAATCAACTTGAACTCTCGGTAATCTATTTTTAAAAGAACAAAGAATTTCCCACGGAATAGTATTAGATTTTGTTGCCCATTCAAGAGGAGAAATTGTTTTGTCTCCATCAGATCCTAGTAATACCATTGTACTACCAATTCTAATTTCATTTGAACCTGTTATGTCCACCATCATTTGATCCATTGTTATAGATCCAACTTGGGGATAAAGTTTATTATTATGGATAACATTTATCTTGCCTGAAAGATTTCTTGGAACTCCATCTGCGTAACCAATGCTTAATACAGCTAACTTAGTTTTTCTACTACTTACAAATTTTCCTCCGTAACTTACACTTACACCTGGTTCAATAATTCTTATGAAAGCTACTTTAACTTTTAAAAATAAAGCTGGTTTAAGTAATAAATTTTTATCTATTTTGGCTAGAGGACTGTATCCATACATAGAAAGCCCAACACGTACCATGTTAAAATGAAAATCTTTATTAAGAAGCATTCCCGCAGAATTAGCCAAATGAATCTTAATTTCATTATTTCTATCAAGATTAATTTGCTTTAATAATTGATTAAACTTCAGTCTTTGTAATTGTGTAATACTTTGAGGATCTAATGCGTTCTCTGCATCTGCAGAAGATAAATGACTATATATTCCATCTATTGAAATGTTCTCTAAAGATTTTATTTTTTCAAATTGCTGAACAAATTTATTAGATTCAAATCCTAATCTTGACATTCCAGTATCAACCTTAAGATGTAAAGAAAATTTCAATCCAAAATGCTTCCCTATATTATTACAAATAAAACACTCTCTTATACTACTGATAGTTGGCATCAAATCATTTTTAAAGGATATTATTAAATCTTTTTTTGTATATAGATTACCGAGAATAAGAATTGGTTTTTTCACTCCAAAAGAACGCAACTTAATCCCTTCTTTTAGAGTTGCAACTCCCAATTGCGAAGCTCCACCTCTTATGGCATAGTCAGATACAACTTTTGCATCATGTCCATATCCATCAGCTTTGACAACTGCCATAAATTGACAATTTTTACTTAGCTTTGTTCTTAACTGCCTTACATTTATCTCAAGTGCTTTGCCTTTAACTTCTATCCATGCTCTTTGTTTTGGATTTATATCTTGGTTAAAAGTTTGATATTTATCAAAATTAAATCTTTTATTAATTTGCCGAATTTGCATTAACTTTGCACAATTACATGCGCTTATTGGAATATACAGTTAGCATGACATGTAATTCATATTTTGGCATGGGCCAGACTCTAGTTTTAAATGCATCTTATGAACCATTAAATATCACATCTTGGAGAAGAGCTGTCATTTTAATGATCAAAGGTAAAGCAGAAAGCTTAGAGGAAGATAAATCATATTCAATACATAGCGGAAAAAAATTGCCAACAGTGATAAGACTTCTTTATTACGTAAAGGTACCTTTTAGAGAGGTTTCTTTAACAAGAAAAAATATTCTTCTGAGAGATAATAATGCTTGCCAATACTGTAACTATAGAGGTAGTGACCTATCAATAGATCATGTTTTACCGAGAAGCAGAGGTGGAACTGACAACTGGGAAAACGTTACTACAGCATGTTTAAGATGTAATGTACAAAAAGGTAACAGAACACCAGAAGAGGCAAATATGCCTTTAAAACGCAAGCCTTATCGTCCACTTAGTAATCTCAATTTTGAGGCCACAAGACAAATCGACTCTGGCAGACATAAAGAATGGAGTAAATACGTAATAGGGATTGCAATCTAAAGAATCTTAATTTATTTCATTAGCAAAATCTTCCAACATTCTTTTTTGTTCTTGCGCTATGCATGCATTAATCACTTCATCCAATTGACCAGCAAGAATTGGCTCTAGTGAAAAATTGGAACCTAATCTATGATCAGTTGTCCTATTATCTTTAAAATTATAAGTTCTAATTTTTTCACTTCTATCACCCGTACCAACCTGGGAAAGCCTTTGTGATCTCTCTTTTGCATTAGCTTCTTTTAATTGAATTTCATATAATTTAGCTCTTAAAATTTCCATTGCTCGTTCGCGATTCTGCAATTGTGATCTCTCTTGAGTACAAAAAACTCTTATTCCTGTAGGCTTGTGAAGAAGATCAATAGCTGTTTCTACCTTATTAACATTTTGCCCACCTGCCCCTCCTGATCTTGCCGTTCCAATCTCTAAATCAGTAGGATCAATCTTAACCTCAACAGGATCAGCCTCAGGCATTACAGCCACTGTAGCAGTAGAGGTGTGAACTCTACCTTGAGATTCAGTAGCTGGAACTCTTTGGACTCTATGTACACCAGCCTCAAATTTAAGTTGACTATATACAGAATCTCCTTTAACAGATATAACTAACTCCTTAAATCCTCCCATATCTGACTCGGAAGCACTAACAGATTTTACAGACCATCCAACTTTTTGCCCATATCTTTCATACATTCTTGCCAAATCACCCGCCCAAATACAAGCCTCGCTCCCTCCAGCTCCAGCTCTGATTTCTAACATAACACTTCTCTCATCTCTTGGATCCTTTGGCAATAAGGCGATAGTAGTTTTTTGAATCAGTTCATTCTTAAATTCCTCTAAAATTATTAACTCCTCATTTATCAAGGATTCCATTTCTTTATCATTTCTATTCTCTTTTAATAGATTTTTTGAATCTTCGATTTCTTTATCAGTATCAAGCAACTTATTAAAATCAATCACCAAAGGTTCCAATTTTGACCTTTCTCTAGCTATTGATTCTAATTTTTTGGGATCATTAGCTATATCAGGATCTGCAAGCTGCACTTCCAAATTTTCAAAACTCACTGAAGCAGTTTTCAACCTTGCAATTAATGTTGAGTATTCCAATTGAAATTGTGCTTAATTTTTGAAAGTTATTTTTGAGAGTCTTTGTCTGCTTTTTGCTCTTTTGATGTGGCTGAATTAGCTGATCCCATTCCATATTTTTTCATAAACCTGTCAACCCTACCTTCAGTATCAAGAATTTTCTGAGTTCCAGTAAAGAAAGGATGATTACCACTCCATACATCAACATGCAATTCAGGCTGTGTTGAGCCAGTAGTCATTACAACTTCTCCGTTACAAATAACTTTTGCATCTGGATACCATTTTGGGTGAATTTCTGATTTTGGCATGATTTAAATTCCTTAACGTTTAGAGAATTGAGGAGCTTTTCTAGCTTTTTTAAGACCATATTTTCTTCTTTCCTTAGCTCTAGGATCCCTACTGAGATGGCCTTCAGTTTTTAGAGGTTTCCTATTATCTGGAGATAATTCGCAAAGTGCTCTTGCGGCACCTTGCTTAATAGCGTCCGCTTGACCTGTCAATCCACCACCAAAAACATTAACTAAAATATCATAAGAATTTTCAAGGCCTAATGTTTGCAAAGGTGCTTTTACTGAATTTAAATGCAAAGGATTAAAGTTTAAGTAATCATCTCCGGAACGACCATTAATTGTTATAAGTCCATTCCCTGGAATCAAGCGAACTCTTGCTACTGAAGTTTTTCTTCTTCCAGTTCCCCAATAAACAGCTTTGGTTTTTATTTGACTATTCATTTGAATTAATTAACTATTTAATAATACAGGATTCTGAGCAGCATGAGGATGATCAGCACCTTTATAAACTTTTAGTTTTTTAAATTGCTGTCTTCCTAAAGAGTTATGTGGCAGCATACCCTTAACAGCTTGCTCGATAATTCTTTCAGGAATTCTCTCTTTCAAAGATTCAAATTTTTCAATTTTCATTCCGCCTGGTCTACCAGAATGTCTTCTATACAACTTTTGTGATGCTTTTTTACCTGTTACCTCAACTTTTTCGGCATTTACTACGATGACAAAATCTCCAGTATCTAAATGAGGCGTAAATGTTGGTTTGTTCTTACCTCTTAATAAAGTTGCAATTTCTGTAGCAAGTCTCCCAAGTGTCTTATTTTTTGCATCAACTAAAAACCAGTTTCTTTCTATGGTTTCCAAAGATGGAGTAATTGTCTTATTCATTTACCAAATTTATGCAAATAAATCTAAAGTTAGAAGTTGATTCTACCTTATTAGAGGAATATTAAACAACAGTTTTGAATGATTTACACAAAAAATTCGTTTAACTAAATTTTACTCAAGAAAAACCATTAATTAAAAATAAAGGGAAAAAATCATTGTTATTGACCTTTTTAAAAACATTTTCTTCATACACAGCATTTACAAAACATAATCCCTTAGCAGGAGCTGATTCTTTAACATCATTTTTCTTTTTATTTACCCATCTATCTATAAAAATGTCTGACGATATTTTTTTTTCTCCAACTAACACTAGTTGACCAACAATTAAACGGACCATTCCATATAGAAAACCAGTTGCTTTAATATCAACTAAAATCAAATCTTCTACTCTTTTAATATCAATATTTTTTATTAATGTAACTGAGTTTCTCCTGTTACTTCCACTTTTCTGAAAAGCAAAAAAATCATGCTCGCCTTCCATTGTCTTGGATGCATGTAACATTAAAACTTCATCTAATACTTTTTGATATCTATGCCATGACCAATTATTGATGAACAAGTTAGGGAATTTACCGTTATTAATGACGTATCGATAATGTCTATACACTGCTGAATAGCAAGCATGCCAACTATTTTTAACCTCAACTGATTCCAGGATCCTAATTGTTGAGGGTAAAAGATTATTTAATATATTAGAGTAGCTAAATCCTGGAATAACAGAATCAATATCAAAATGTACTACTTGACCTGATGCATGAACCCCTGCATCAGTTCTACCTGCTGCAAAAGTCTTTACTGTATGATTTGTAATCTTAAAGAGAGCGCTTTCTAGAATTTCTTGAACTGTAGTTGCATTTTTTTGTTTTTGCCATCCTGAATAATGATATCCATCATATTGGACTAGTAATGCTACTCTTTTCAAAAGTTATTTTCTAGTAAACCCTTCTGTAAAAAATTTAGACAAGCTCGATTATGGCCATCTGAGCGTTATCACCTTTTCTAGATACGGTTCTAACTATACGTGTATAACCCCCTTCTCTATCTCCATATCTTTCCTTTGCTTTTTCAAATAATGAATGAACTAATTTTTTATCATAAATATATCCAATAGCTCTTCTCCTGGAAGCCAAACTTCCGTCTTTAGCTAGTGAAATCATTCTTTCAGCTTCGTTTCTTAAAGCTTTTGCCCTAGCTTTTGTTGTTGTTACTCTCCCTTCCCTAATTAGTTGAGTAGTTAAACCTCTTAGAAGTGCTTTCCTCTGGTCAGCAGGTTTACTTAATAATGGAATTCTAAGTTGGTGTCTCATAATCTTAAAAATTGTTAAACAGATGTTCTGCTTTGTGGAATAGAAATGCCAATGCGCTCAAGAGCGTCAATAACCTCATCTGCAGATTTAGAACCAAAGTTCTTAATTTCAAGAAGATCTTCATAGCTGAAGCCCATTAAATCCGAAACTGAGTTAACTTGAGCCCTTTTCAAACAATTATATGCTCTAACGGACAAATTTAGTTCCTCAAGAGGAATTTGAGCTTCAGGAGATGGTTCAGGTTCTTCAGGAATTTCCTCAACCATTGTAACGGTAGCAAGAGGTTGAAAGAGTTCTATTAACTGATTTGCAGCTTCAGCAATAGCATCATCAGGACTTGTTGATCCATCTGTTACAACTTCCATTTTTAATCTTTCTCTTCCTGTTCCTCCTTCTGCTACAGCAGTTTCATCAATCGTAAAATTTACCCTCTTTACTGGCATAAATACAGCATCTATTTGAAGTAAATCAATAGCAGTTGTCTCTTCACTCTTACGATCAACAGGTCTATATCCAACACCTCTTTCAACATGAATTTCTAACTCTAAGTTATGACCCTCCTGAATAGTTGCGATGGGTTTTTCGCCATCAACAATTTCAACTTGAGAGGAAAATTGTATGTCATTCGCCTTCACATCCATTGGTCCACTCGCTACTAACCTCCCAATTTCGAGGTCTGGGCTAGAACTATTTATAGAAAGTTGCTTGCAATTGAGAAGAATATCCAAAACGTCCTCTCTAACTCCAGGAATAGTGGCATATTCATGATTAATTCCTGCTATTCTTACTGCAGTAACTGCACTCCCTTCAAGTCCTCCCATAAGGACTCTTCTGAGAGAATTACCCAAAGTTGTAGCTTGTCCCCTTTCTAGAGGGCCAATTAAAAAAGTTCCTGTTTGGGAGCGATCATCTGCTATTTGATGGTCGATTCTGTCAATCTGGTATTGCAACACGGAAAATAATGAGGTTAAGAGTTTATAGGGGGGGGGTTGAGAATGGTTAAGGCCTAGACGCGTCTCCGTTTAGGTCTTCTACATCCATTATGAGGTAATGGAGTTACATCTCTTATTAGAGTTATTTCTAATCCGGCCACTTGTAAAGCTCTTATGGCCGTTTCCCTACCTGCGCCTGGCCCTCTCACTAGTACTTCTATTTGTCTCATACCTTGATCAAGTGCTCTTCTTGCTGCGGCTTCAGCAGCAGTTTGAGCGGCAAATGGCGTACCTTTACGAGCGCCTTTAAATCCACTTGCACCTGCAGAAGACCAAGAAATTACATGACCAGATGTGTCAGATATTGAGACGATAGTATTATTAAATGTGCTTTGAATGTGTACCACACCATTAGGTACATTACGTTTAGATTTCTTTGAACCTGTTTTTTTTACTGTAGCTGCCATGATGTTTTAATTTAATACTGCAATGTGTTAATAGATTTAATTAATTATTTTTTTCTTCCAGCAACTGTTTTTCTAGAACCACGTCTTGTTCTTGCATTGGTTCTAGTTCTTTGACCTCTTACTGGAAGACTCATTCTATGTCTTCTTCCTCTTACACACCCTATATCTTGTAGACGTTTTAGAGCCATTCCTTCTTTTCTTCTCAAATCTCCTTCTAAAGTGAATTCTTCTGTTGCACCTCTAAGTTTTTGCACATCAGAATCTGAAAGGTCTTTGACACGAGTATCAGGGTTTACACCCGTATTAGCAAGAATTAGCTTTGATCTCGTTAAACCAATTCCATAGACGTATGTAAGTGCAATTTCAACTCGCTTTTCGCGAGGTATGTCAATTCCTGCAATCCTGGCCACGTGTTTTGAATAAGTAAAAGTTTGAATTTAAGGGTTGAAATTTAACCCTGACGCTGTTTATTGCGAGGTCTTTTCTTGTTAATAACATAGATTTTACCTCTTCGCCTCACGATCTGATCGTCAGGACTAATTTTTTTGACTGAAGATCTAACCTTCATAAGGGTTTAACAAATAAAACGTTAATACTATATTCTACATCATCATCAAGCCATTTTTTGTTTAATATCAGAGGAAATAGTTTTTAAATCTCTATCAGCATCAATATATTCAAGCAATGAGAGATCTTTAAAATATTGAATCAATGGTTCTGTAGTTTTTTTATAAATATCAACTCTTGTTCTAATTGTCTTTTCTGTATCATCTTTTCTACCTCTTAAAAGCAAACGCTTAATTAACACTTCTTCTGGAATATCTAAATAAAACACAACTTCCAAAGGTTGATTTATTTCAGTTAAGACCTCATTCAATGAATTTGCTTGAGATAAATTTCTTGGGTAACCATCGAGAATCCAACCTTTATTATCTTTGACTAAGTTTTGTCTTACTATCTTTAATACAAGCTCATCACTAACAAGTTCCCCTCGATTCATAATATCTTTTACCTGGATACCAAGGATAGTATTCATATCGATTTCTTTTCTTAATAATTCACCAGTAGAAAGGTGTAAATAAGAATTAGTTTGACTTAGCAATTCTGCTTGAGTCCCTTTCCCTGCTCCAGGAGCTCCTAAAAATAGTAAATGTCTCTTCATTAATTGTTAATTAGTCCCTCATACCTTTGAGAAATAACATAGGTTTGAATTTGCTTAGCAGTATCTATAGCAACACCCACTAGAATAAGTAATGAAGTTGCTCCTAAACCTTGAAAAGTTTGGACATTTGTAGCTCTCTCTACTGCGGCAGGAATTATTGCTACTGAGCCTAGGAATAATCCTCCTAATAATGTCAACCTATTTTGTATGCCTGAAAGATAGTTTGCCGTATTAGTTCCTGGTCTAACTCCAGGTATCGCTACCCCTCCTTTCTTTAAATTTGAAGCTACATCAACTGGATTAATTGTAAGAGATGCATAAAAATAGGAGAACCCTAAAATCAAGGAGAAGAATGTAAGAGCGTATGGCCATGGATTAGAAGATCCTGGATTTAAACTACTAGCTAATTTTATTAAGATTGGATTGCCCGTAACATTTGCAATAGTTATAGGTAAAAAGATTAAAGCAGATGCAAATATGATAGGCATGACTCCTCCTGCATTTAATTTCAAAGGTAAATAACTTTGCCTTGTAGGAAGTAGTGTTGAATTTCCTATTTGCCTTTTTGCGCTAACAATTGGAATGCGTCTTGCTCCCTCTTGGACAAAAATGATCCCAACAATTGTTAATAAAAATACTCCCAGTAAAACTGCTATACCTAAAACATCTCCTCTATCTCCAGTTTGTGCTTTCTCAATAGTTGAACTTAGAGCTTTAGGTAGAGTCGAAACAATATTCAAAAAAATTACAAGTGAAGCGCCTTGACCTATCCCTTTCTCCGTAATAATTTCACTGAACCACATAACTAACATTGAACCAGTAACTAAGGCAATAGAAGTTTGTAAGACAAATGTAGTTTCACTTATCCCCTGAATAGCATATTGTCTAAGAATCAAGGAAAAAATTATACTTTGCAAAAAACCCCATCCTAATGAAACATATCTTGTTATTTGAGCAATTTTTCTTCTTCCAGCTTCTCCTTCATTTTTTTGTAGATCTTCAAGGACAGGCAACGAAGCTGTGAGAAGCTGAATAATAATTGATGCGTTTATAAAAGGAAGTATACCTAAAGCGAATATTCCAAGGGTTGAAATTCCTCCTCCAGTAAAAATATCTAAAAAACCTATTAATTGCCCCCCTTGATCTATAAAACTTTTAAAAGCAACCCTATCAATTCCTGGCATAGGGATATAGATACCAAGTCTTACTAAAAGAAGAAGACCTAAAGTTGTTAAAACTCTACTTCTTAACTCTTTATTTAAAAATAGTTGGGAAAGTATCTCAGAAGCGCTAGGATTTCTACTTTTGTTAACAAACATTTTGAAGCTTAACTAAATTTTTTATAAATTTATTTATTATTTATAAGCTCACAGGATCCACCTGCGGCCTCAATTTTTTGTTTTGCAACTTTGGTGAATGCATGAGCCTGCACTTTTAGCTTTACATTAATTTTTCCGTTACCAAGGATTTTTAAGGGAAATTTTGGCTTGAAGATCAATCCTTTCTTAACTAGTGAATCTATATTTACAGTATCGTTATCTTTGAAATCATTTAATTTCTCTAAATTAATTATGGAAAAGTTCTTTTGATTAATTATTTCAAAGTGCTTTAATTTTGGAACTCTTCTATATAGGGGCATTTGGCCACCTTCAAAACCAGGACGAGTGGGTCTTCCAGAACGTGACTTTTGTCCTCTCATTCCGAAACCACAAGAAGCTCCTTGACCGGCAGCAATACCTCTACCTTTTCTTAATTTTTTCTTTCTCGAGCCAGAGTTTGATTTAAGTGTATTTAATGTTGAAGTCATAATTTTTCAAGAATAGAGCTGTTCAAGTGAGATACCTCTCTCCCTTGAGGCAGATTTGTGTGTTCTTAGTTGGGAAAGAGCCACCATAGCAGCTCTTGCATTATTCAAAGGTGTTTTACTACCCAATCTTTTTGCTAAGACATTTTTTATGCCAGCCAATTCTAAAACTGTTCTTATTGAACCACCAGCA
Coding sequences within it:
- a CDS encoding DNA-directed RNA polymerase subunit alpha, encoding MLQYQIDRIDHQIADDRSQTGTFLIGPLERGQATTLGNSLRRVLMGGLEGSAVTAVRIAGINHEYATIPGVREDVLDILLNCKQLSINSSSPDLEIGRLVASGPMDVKANDIQFSSQVEIVDGEKPIATIQEGHNLELEIHVERGVGYRPVDRKSEETTAIDLLQIDAVFMPVKRVNFTIDETAVAEGGTGRERLKMEVVTDGSTSPDDAIAEAANQLIELFQPLATVTMVEEIPEEPEPSPEAQIPLEELNLSVRAYNCLKRAQVNSVSDLMGFSYEDLLEIKNFGSKSADEVIDALERIGISIPQSRTSV
- the rpsK gene encoding 30S ribosomal protein S11, with protein sequence MAATVKKTGSKKSKRNVPNGVVHIQSTFNNTIVSISDTSGHVISWSSAGASGFKGARKGTPFAAQTAAEAAARRALDQGMRQIEVLVRGPGAGRETAIRALQVAGLEITLIRDVTPLPHNGCRRPKRRRV
- the rpsM gene encoding 30S ribosomal protein S13; this encodes MARIAGIDIPREKRVEIALTYVYGIGLTRSKLILANTGVNPDTRVKDLSDSDVQKLRGATEEFTLEGDLRRKEGMALKRLQDIGCVRGRRHRMSLPVRGQRTRTNARTRRGSRKTVAGRKK
- the rpmJ gene encoding 50S ribosomal protein L36, giving the protein MKVRSSVKKISPDDQIVRRRGKIYVINKKRPRNKQRQG
- a CDS encoding adenylate kinase, with the translated sequence MKRHLLFLGAPGAGKGTQAELLSQTNSYLHLSTGELLRKEIDMNTILGIQVKDIMNRGELVSDELVLKIVRQNLVKDNKGWILDGYPRNLSQANSLNEVLTEINQPLEVVFYLDIPEEVLIKRLLLRGRKDDTEKTIRTRVDIYKKTTEPLIQYFKDLSLLEYIDADRDLKTISSDIKQKMA
- the secY gene encoding preprotein translocase subunit SecY, translated to MFVNKSRNPSASEILSQLFLNKELRSRVLTTLGLLLLVRLGIYIPMPGIDRVAFKSFIDQGGQLIGFLDIFTGGGISTLGIFALGILPFINASIIIQLLTASLPVLEDLQKNEGEAGRRKIAQITRYVSLGWGFLQSIIFSLILRQYAIQGISETTFVLQTSIALVTGSMLVMWFSEIITEKGIGQGASLVIFLNIVSTLPKALSSTIEKAQTGDRGDVLGIAVLLGVFLLTIVGIIFVQEGARRIPIVSAKRQIGNSTLLPTRQSYLPLKLNAGGVMPIIFASALIFLPITIANVTGNPILIKLASSLNPGSSNPWPYALTFFSLILGFSYFYASLTINPVDVASNLKKGGVAIPGVRPGTNTANYLSGIQNRLTLLGGLFLGSVAIIPAAVERATNVQTFQGLGATSLLILVGVAIDTAKQIQTYVISQRYEGLINN
- the rplO gene encoding 50S ribosomal protein L15, whose product is MTSTLNTLKSNSGSRKKKLRKGRGIAAGQGASCGFGMRGQKSRSGRPTRPGFEGGQMPLYRRVPKLKHFEIINQKNFSIINLEKLNDFKDNDTVNIDSLVKKGLIFKPKFPLKILGNGKINVKLKVQAHAFTKVAKQKIEAAGGSCELINNK